A genomic segment from Deltaproteobacteria bacterium encodes:
- a CDS encoding DUF433 domain-containing protein produces the protein MKDQDAVMHHDPDILGGVPVFVGTRVPVKALLDYLAGGHTLNDFLDDFPTVTRTQAVAVLEQGMRLLVDSHARAA, from the coding sequence ATGAAAGATCAAGACGCCGTCATGCACCATGATCCAGACATCCTGGGTGGGGTGCCTGTCTTTGTGGGGACGCGTGTTCCAGTCAAAGCGCTGCTGGATTACCTCGCTGGGGGGCATACCTTAAACGATTTTCTTGACGATTTTCCCACAGTAACCCGTACGCAGGCAGTGGCGGTTTTGGAGCAGGGGATGCGGTTGCTGGTAGATTCCCATGCGCGTGCTGCTTGA